In a genomic window of Brassica rapa cultivar Chiifu-401-42 chromosome A10, CAAS_Brap_v3.01, whole genome shotgun sequence:
- the LOC103847269 gene encoding ACT domain-containing protein ACR12 isoform X2, producing MALSNTIFSVSHLASFTPSSATSCQTRFPALTSPPDLTPAFFADLRVIPLSTRSIRNRVYASINNIDVATPSHQKMEDDDDDDFVPMPMVLIDQDADPEATIVQLSFGDRLGALIDTMRALKDLGLDVIKGTVSTEGSVKQTKFSITKLDTGRKVEDPDSLEQIRLTIINNLLKYHPECSDQLAMGETFGIKAPEKKIDVDIATHIHVKEDGPKRSLLCIETADRPGLVVEMIKVMADINIDVESAEIDTEGLVAKDKFHVSYQGQALNSSLAQVLVNCLRYFLRRPETDIDSY from the exons ATGGCGCTCTCCAACACTATCTTCTCTGTTTCTCATTTAGCTTCCTTTACTCCTTCTTCCGCCACCAGCTGCCAGACTCGCTTTCCCGCTCTAACTTCACCTCCAGATCTAACGCCTGCTTTCTTCGCTGATCTCCGTGTAATTCCTCTATCCACGAGGAG TATAAGGAACCGAGTATATGCTTCGATTAACAACATTGACGTTGCTACTCCATCTCATCAG AAAATGgaagatgacgatgatgatgacttCGTTCCAATGCCAATGGTTTTGATAGACCAGGATGCGGACCCTGAAGCCACCATTGTTCAGCTCAGTTTTGGAGATCGTCTTGGAGCTCTCATTGACACT ATGAGAGCGCTGAAAGATTTGGGATTGGATGTGATAAAAGGAACCGTCTCAACTGAAGGATCTGTTAAGCAGACCAAATTTTCAATAACAAAACT AGACACTGGTCGGAAAGTGGAAGATCCTGACTCTTTGGAGCAAATCCGATTAACAATCATCAACAATCTTTTGAAATACCATCCG GAATGCAGTGATCAACTTGCAATGGGTGAGACATTTGGAATAAAGGCCCCTGAAAAGAAG ATTGACGTCGATATCGCGACTCACATACATGTGAAAGAAGACGGACCAAAGAGAAG CCTGCTTTGCATAGAGACAGCAGACCGGCCAGGTCTTGTTGTGGAGATGATAAAAGTGATGGCAGATATCAACATAGACGTTGAATCCGCAGAGATAGACACAGAA GGACTGGTTGCGAAAGACAAGTTTCACGTAAGCTACCAAGGGCAAGCGCTAAACAGTTCGTTGGCACAG GTGTTGGTGAACTGTCTGCGTTACTTCCTGAGAAGGCCTGA
- the LOC103847269 gene encoding ACT domain-containing protein ACR12 isoform X1, with product MALSNTIFSVSHLASFTPSSATSCQTRFPALTSPPDLTPAFFADLRVIPLSTRRSIRNRVYASINNIDVATPSHQKMEDDDDDDFVPMPMVLIDQDADPEATIVQLSFGDRLGALIDTMRALKDLGLDVIKGTVSTEGSVKQTKFSITKLDTGRKVEDPDSLEQIRLTIINNLLKYHPECSDQLAMGETFGIKAPEKKIDVDIATHIHVKEDGPKRSLLCIETADRPGLVVEMIKVMADINIDVESAEIDTEGLVAKDKFHVSYQGQALNSSLAQVLVNCLRYFLRRPETDIDSY from the exons ATGGCGCTCTCCAACACTATCTTCTCTGTTTCTCATTTAGCTTCCTTTACTCCTTCTTCCGCCACCAGCTGCCAGACTCGCTTTCCCGCTCTAACTTCACCTCCAGATCTAACGCCTGCTTTCTTCGCTGATCTCCGTGTAATTCCTCTATCCACGAGGAGGAG TATAAGGAACCGAGTATATGCTTCGATTAACAACATTGACGTTGCTACTCCATCTCATCAG AAAATGgaagatgacgatgatgatgacttCGTTCCAATGCCAATGGTTTTGATAGACCAGGATGCGGACCCTGAAGCCACCATTGTTCAGCTCAGTTTTGGAGATCGTCTTGGAGCTCTCATTGACACT ATGAGAGCGCTGAAAGATTTGGGATTGGATGTGATAAAAGGAACCGTCTCAACTGAAGGATCTGTTAAGCAGACCAAATTTTCAATAACAAAACT AGACACTGGTCGGAAAGTGGAAGATCCTGACTCTTTGGAGCAAATCCGATTAACAATCATCAACAATCTTTTGAAATACCATCCG GAATGCAGTGATCAACTTGCAATGGGTGAGACATTTGGAATAAAGGCCCCTGAAAAGAAG ATTGACGTCGATATCGCGACTCACATACATGTGAAAGAAGACGGACCAAAGAGAAG CCTGCTTTGCATAGAGACAGCAGACCGGCCAGGTCTTGTTGTGGAGATGATAAAAGTGATGGCAGATATCAACATAGACGTTGAATCCGCAGAGATAGACACAGAA GGACTGGTTGCGAAAGACAAGTTTCACGTAAGCTACCAAGGGCAAGCGCTAAACAGTTCGTTGGCACAG GTGTTGGTGAACTGTCTGCGTTACTTCCTGAGAAGGCCTGA